A region of Natribaculum luteum DNA encodes the following proteins:
- a CDS encoding ATP-dependent DNA helicase, with protein MSETAGYMRFFPYEQPYENQRDAMDRIHNALVRGQDVLFEGACGTGKTLSSLVPALEVAREQDKTVVITTNVHQQMRQFVAEAREITREEQIRAVVFKGKASMCHIDVGYEECQALRDNTRALVDAERDRDQLERRQRELLAESQDGDGSAAEARSAVMDELESIEDEIDDLEEQNVCTHYRNNLTEETDEFFGWLFEDVRTPADIYAYADERDLCGYELLKEGLEGVDLVVCNYHHLLDSTIREQFFRWLGRDPEDVIAVFDEAHNVEDAAREHATRTCSERTFDSALDELEDVDDSRAADAANVLEAFRDALVETYEDAFGFGHREQIGEDWQDVPIANADRRDDLTLAFLQRYSGQGIDDDLEAATTLGQRLDEEYEEAYRSGESATRTECQTLQAAAFVSAWMNEGAKQGLYPVVSVRRDAGTDEIYGRAELYTCLPRQVTGRLFEEVYATVLMSATLQPFDVTEDVLGLEEPVTMAYGLQFPEENRRTYAVETPALFASERDDPAVQEAVASAICDAVRFTPGNTLAFFPNYAEAARYASRLEQADLESTVYLDEPGVAVEDLRTTFVDDDDAVLLTSLWGTLAEGVSFDGEDARTVLVVGVPYPHLDDRAEAVQDAYDAAFDGTQTGWRYAVEIPTVRKTRQALGRVLRSPEDVGVRALLDRRYSREAKAELGKYSVNGTFPHEEREELIDIDPEKLKFAMLNFYTDHDAYAGEPPTP; from the coding sequence GTGTCGGAGACTGCCGGCTACATGCGCTTTTTCCCGTACGAACAGCCGTACGAGAACCAGCGCGACGCGATGGACCGGATTCACAACGCCCTGGTCCGCGGACAGGACGTCCTCTTCGAGGGTGCCTGTGGGACGGGCAAGACGCTCTCGTCGCTCGTCCCGGCGCTCGAGGTCGCCCGCGAGCAGGACAAGACGGTCGTCATCACGACGAACGTCCACCAGCAGATGCGCCAGTTCGTCGCCGAGGCACGCGAGATCACGCGCGAGGAGCAGATCCGGGCGGTCGTCTTCAAGGGCAAAGCCTCGATGTGTCACATCGACGTCGGCTACGAGGAGTGTCAGGCGTTGCGCGACAACACCCGCGCGCTAGTCGACGCCGAACGCGATCGCGACCAGCTCGAGCGTCGCCAGCGCGAACTCCTCGCGGAGAGCCAGGACGGCGACGGCTCCGCCGCCGAGGCCCGGAGCGCGGTGATGGACGAACTCGAGTCGATCGAAGACGAGATCGACGACCTCGAGGAGCAAAACGTCTGTACGCACTACCGGAACAACCTGACCGAAGAGACCGACGAGTTCTTCGGCTGGCTGTTCGAAGACGTTCGGACGCCGGCGGACATCTACGCCTACGCCGACGAACGCGACCTCTGTGGCTACGAACTCCTGAAGGAGGGACTCGAGGGCGTCGACCTCGTCGTCTGTAACTACCACCACCTGCTCGACTCGACGATCCGCGAGCAGTTCTTCCGGTGGCTGGGACGCGACCCCGAGGACGTCATCGCCGTCTTCGACGAGGCCCACAACGTCGAGGACGCCGCCCGCGAACACGCCACCCGGACCTGCTCCGAACGGACGTTCGACTCGGCGCTCGACGAACTCGAGGACGTCGACGACTCCCGGGCGGCGGACGCGGCGAACGTCCTCGAGGCGTTTCGAGACGCGTTAGTCGAGACCTACGAGGACGCCTTCGGGTTCGGCCACCGTGAGCAGATCGGCGAGGACTGGCAGGACGTCCCGATCGCCAACGCAGACCGGCGCGACGACCTCACGCTCGCGTTCCTGCAGCGGTACTCGGGCCAGGGGATCGACGACGACCTCGAGGCGGCGACGACGCTGGGCCAGCGCCTGGACGAGGAGTACGAGGAGGCCTACCGATCCGGCGAGAGCGCCACCCGCACGGAGTGTCAGACCCTGCAGGCGGCGGCGTTCGTCAGCGCCTGGATGAACGAGGGGGCAAAGCAGGGACTGTACCCCGTCGTCTCCGTGCGCCGCGACGCCGGCACGGACGAGATCTACGGCCGGGCGGAGCTGTACACCTGCCTGCCTCGACAGGTAACCGGTCGGCTCTTCGAGGAAGTGTACGCGACGGTGCTGATGAGCGCGACGCTGCAACCGTTCGACGTGACCGAGGACGTCCTCGGGCTCGAGGAGCCGGTGACGATGGCCTACGGGCTCCAGTTCCCCGAGGAGAACCGCCGCACGTACGCCGTCGAGACGCCCGCGCTGTTCGCGAGCGAGCGCGACGATCCCGCGGTCCAGGAGGCCGTCGCGTCGGCCATCTGCGACGCCGTCCGCTTTACGCCTGGCAACACGCTCGCCTTTTTCCCCAACTACGCCGAGGCGGCCCGGTACGCGAGTCGACTCGAGCAGGCGGACCTCGAGTCGACGGTCTACCTCGACGAACCCGGGGTCGCAGTCGAGGACCTCCGGACGACGTTCGTCGACGACGACGACGCCGTCTTGCTGACGTCACTGTGGGGCACCCTCGCGGAGGGCGTGAGCTTCGACGGCGAGGACGCACGCACCGTCCTCGTCGTCGGCGTCCCGTACCCGCACCTCGACGACCGTGCCGAAGCGGTCCAGGATGCCTACGACGCGGCGTTCGACGGCACGCAGACGGGCTGGCGCTACGCCGTCGAGATTCCGACTGTCCGGAAGACGCGCCAGGCGCTCGGGCGGGTCCTTCGGTCCCCGGAGGACGTCGGCGTGCGGGCACTGCTCGACCGGCGCTACTCGCGGGAGGCGAAAGCCGAGCTCGGCAAGTACAGCGTCAACGGCACCTTCCCACACGAGGAACGCGAGGAGCTGATCGACATCGATCCCGAGAAGCTCAAGTTCGCCATGCTCAACTTCTATACGGACCACGACGCCTACGCGGGCGAACCGCCGACGCCCTGA
- a CDS encoding 2'-5' RNA ligase family protein: MYSVNVPVPGRVRELAADLYPSLLGFDAVREDHSFLLKRLGDADHVAQLQQRAHRALEGAPAVEAQVTGIDYFADPPLGEAPVVYLAVESPGLEAIHADLVDAFGEVDGLEAADYVPHVTLARGGDLEDARRLAQREIEPIRWTVSELEFFDGSYRLPVSRVSLPA, from the coding sequence GTGTACAGCGTCAACGTTCCGGTCCCCGGCCGCGTTCGCGAACTCGCAGCCGATCTCTACCCGTCGCTGCTGGGGTTCGACGCCGTCCGCGAGGACCACTCGTTTCTCCTCAAACGCCTCGGCGACGCCGACCACGTCGCCCAGCTCCAGCAGCGCGCCCACCGCGCGCTCGAGGGTGCCCCCGCCGTCGAGGCGCAGGTGACGGGCATCGACTACTTCGCCGATCCCCCGCTGGGGGAAGCGCCCGTCGTCTACCTCGCCGTCGAGAGTCCCGGCCTCGAGGCGATCCACGCCGACCTCGTCGACGCCTTCGGCGAAGTCGACGGGCTCGAGGCGGCCGACTACGTCCCCCACGTCACCTTAGCCCGCGGCGGCGACCTCGAGGACGCCCGCCGGCTCGCCCAGCGGGAGATCGAGCCGATCAGGTGGACTGTAAGCGAACTCGAGTTCTTCGATGGCTCCTACCGGCTGCCAGTGAGCCGGGTGTCGCTGCCGGCGTGA
- a CDS encoding DUF7554 family protein, with the protein MPDSRGELAVDLRTLLGIVLALITILLVLQIVGKIISTIASLLGPFFLVLPLAIAVLIVLWFLDRL; encoded by the coding sequence ATGCCTGACAGTCGAGGTGAACTCGCGGTCGACCTCCGGACGCTGCTGGGGATCGTCCTCGCGCTCATCACCATCCTGCTGGTCCTCCAGATCGTCGGCAAGATCATCAGCACCATCGCGAGCCTGCTCGGACCGTTTTTCCTCGTCTTACCACTCGCGATCGCCGTCCTGATCGTCCTCTGGTTCCTCGACCGACTGTAG
- a CDS encoding helix-turn-helix transcriptional regulator, protein MDRRGLRVLICCMMVVGWVVAGIPVAGADGVPVSSSDTSVVAERTGTYAAVQDETSPSGYDVKQITIELSDNGSAAWTVEYQFRLDDDNDTVDWEELQTDVEQRRGEYIETERARWAGMVQEGENATGREMTVSNFSVETDAQTTPHEYGYVRFTFEWDSFSLVEVNRIEAGDALVGFSLDERGQLIVSWPESYNTTAIEPEPDERRDTAAVWNGQTEFLDEEPRIELIDTGGQPVQTPDDRDRVVPLSWLAIAGIAVLAVVGVGWWVVRDRERERASSPQMATDGRSAPADGPPPELLSNEERVLRLLEENGGRIKQQEVVSELDWTEAKTSQVVSGLREEGEVDVFRIGRENVLTLPEETEQTEE, encoded by the coding sequence ATGGACCGGAGGGGGCTTCGGGTACTCATCTGTTGCATGATGGTGGTCGGCTGGGTCGTCGCGGGAATCCCGGTGGCCGGTGCCGACGGGGTTCCTGTCTCTTCGAGTGACACGTCGGTCGTCGCCGAACGAACCGGGACGTACGCTGCGGTTCAAGACGAGACCTCGCCCTCCGGATATGACGTGAAACAGATCACGATCGAACTCTCGGACAACGGTTCTGCGGCGTGGACCGTCGAGTACCAGTTCCGACTCGACGACGACAACGATACCGTCGACTGGGAGGAACTCCAGACGGACGTCGAACAGCGTCGAGGCGAGTACATCGAGACGGAGCGAGCGAGATGGGCCGGGATGGTCCAGGAGGGCGAAAACGCAACTGGCCGGGAGATGACGGTCTCGAACTTCTCGGTCGAGACGGACGCCCAGACGACGCCACACGAGTACGGCTACGTTCGATTTACGTTCGAGTGGGATTCGTTCTCCCTCGTCGAGGTCAACCGAATCGAGGCGGGCGACGCGCTCGTCGGCTTCAGCCTCGACGAACGGGGACAGCTGATCGTCTCCTGGCCGGAGTCGTACAACACTACAGCGATCGAACCCGAACCGGACGAGCGGCGCGATACGGCCGCCGTCTGGAACGGCCAGACGGAGTTTCTAGACGAGGAGCCCCGCATCGAGTTGATCGACACTGGTGGTCAACCAGTCCAGACGCCCGACGATCGGGATCGGGTCGTTCCGCTGTCGTGGCTCGCGATCGCCGGCATCGCCGTCCTCGCGGTCGTCGGCGTCGGCTGGTGGGTCGTCCGAGATCGGGAGCGAGAGCGCGCTTCCAGTCCGCAGATGGCGACCGACGGCCGATCGGCACCTGCCGACGGCCCGCCGCCGGAACTGCTGAGCAACGAGGAGCGAGTCCTGCGACTGCTCGAGGAGAACGGTGGACGGATCAAACAACAGGAGGTCGTCTCCGAACTCGACTGGACAGAGGCGAAGACGAGTCAGGTCGTGAGTGGACTCCGCGAGGAAGGGGAGGTCGACGTCTTCCGGATCGGTCGGGAGAACGTTCTGACGCTCCCCGAGGAGACCGAACAGACCGAGGAGTAA
- a CDS encoding argininosuccinate synthase: MTRVALAFSGGLDTTVCVPLLEEEYGYDDVIGVTVDVGQPAEEFDEAEETAEALGLEHYVVDAREEFAQLCLESVRANATYQGYPLGTALARPVIAEAILEVAEEHDCDALAHGCTGKGNDQLRFEAVWRDTDLDVYAPVRELGLTREWEQEYAAEKDLPVEGGSGGDWSIDTNIWSRSIEGDDLEDPSYVPPTDIYEWTDEPTGETEEIEIAFENGYPVAVDVLGSEAPASQSEADASDDGKEMDPVSLVEHLNEVAGAHGVGRTDTMEDRMLGLKVRENYEHPAATTLLNAHEALEGLVLTQEERQFKQQIDNQWSQKAYEGLIDAPLVDALEGFIDETQKRVTGTVTIRFEGGQARPVARDSEYAAYSAAHASFDTETVGKIKQEDATGVAKYHGFQRRLANKAIEKIDGDETVELATDGGNDADEE; encoded by the coding sequence ATGACCCGCGTGGCACTTGCGTTCTCGGGTGGGCTGGACACGACTGTCTGTGTCCCCCTGCTCGAGGAGGAATACGGATACGACGACGTAATCGGCGTCACGGTCGACGTCGGACAGCCGGCAGAAGAGTTCGACGAAGCCGAAGAAACTGCCGAGGCACTGGGCCTCGAACACTACGTCGTCGACGCGCGAGAGGAATTCGCTCAGCTCTGTCTCGAGAGCGTTCGCGCGAACGCCACCTATCAGGGATATCCGCTCGGAACCGCGCTCGCACGTCCGGTGATCGCCGAGGCGATCCTCGAGGTCGCGGAGGAACACGACTGCGACGCGCTGGCTCACGGCTGTACTGGCAAGGGGAACGACCAGCTCCGCTTCGAGGCCGTCTGGCGCGACACCGATCTCGACGTCTACGCGCCCGTCCGCGAACTCGGGCTCACGCGCGAGTGGGAACAGGAGTACGCCGCCGAGAAAGACCTGCCCGTCGAGGGCGGCAGCGGCGGTGACTGGTCGATCGACACCAACATCTGGAGTCGCTCGATCGAGGGCGACGACCTGGAGGACCCGAGCTACGTCCCGCCGACTGATATCTACGAGTGGACCGACGAACCGACCGGCGAGACCGAGGAGATCGAGATCGCCTTCGAGAACGGCTATCCCGTCGCCGTCGACGTTCTCGGGAGCGAAGCTCCCGCGAGCCAATCAGAAGCGGACGCTTCTGATGACGGGAAGGAGATGGACCCCGTCTCGCTCGTCGAGCACCTGAACGAGGTCGCCGGCGCACACGGCGTCGGGCGCACCGACACGATGGAAGATCGCATGCTCGGGCTGAAGGTTCGCGAGAACTACGAGCACCCCGCGGCGACGACGCTGCTCAACGCCCACGAGGCGCTCGAGGGGCTCGTCCTCACCCAGGAGGAACGCCAGTTCAAACAGCAGATCGACAACCAGTGGTCCCAGAAGGCCTACGAGGGCCTGATCGACGCCCCGCTCGTGGACGCACTCGAGGGCTTCATCGACGAGACCCAGAAACGCGTCACCGGGACGGTGACGATCCGCTTCGAAGGCGGCCAGGCACGTCCGGTGGCCCGCGACAGCGAGTACGCGGCGTACTCGGCGGCCCACGCCTCCTTCGACACCGAGACCGTCGGCAAGATCAAACAGGAAGATGCCACGGGCGTCGCGAAGTACCACGGCTTCCAGCGTCGCCTCGCGAACAAGGCGATCGAGAAGATCGACGGCGACGAGACGGTCGAACTCGCCACCGACGGCGGTAACGACGCGGACGAGGAGTGA